A genomic segment from Streptomyces sp. NBC_01233 encodes:
- the rpsR gene encoding 30S ribosomal protein S18, whose amino-acid sequence MARRPSPSKPLRSRPNPLDTAGITHIDYKDTDLLRKFISDRGKIRSRRVTRVTAQQQRQLALAIKNAREMALLPYASR is encoded by the coding sequence ATGGCCCGCCGCCCCTCCCCCAGCAAGCCGCTGAGGTCCCGCCCCAACCCACTGGACACGGCAGGAATCACGCACATCGACTACAAGGACACCGACCTGCTCCGTAAGTTCATCTCCGACCGGGGCAAGATCCGCAGCCGCCGCGTCACCCGCGTCACCGCACAACAGCAGCGGCAGCTCGCCCTGGCCATCAAGAACGCCCGGGAGATGGCCCTGCTCCCGTACGCCAGCCGATAG
- a CDS encoding CobW family GTP-binding protein, with protein MHADARKETVEHLLRAVPGSIALHHDLSSAAGGNVHRTLRDSGGEVSTGETPLVNDCACCALREDLVPELERLAASGLTRLAVVELWDSVEPRAMAEVVAAHAGDVLELTNVITAVDPALVLPCLGNGDDLSEAGLAAAATDQRTVGDTWARQLEYAPVLAIADSEEADNEDHALLAQLHPTARQVPTGSSELTRLAFAGFDVETAAAAQHPACALLPQEADEAGVATLVWQRRRPFHPERLYEALEDLTCAAARSRGRFWLADRPDTLLAWDAAGGALCVENAGPWLASLPDAAWELVPAMRQAAAALDWHPEHGDCCQHLVFTSPGLDREGIEQLLDSCLLTEAEYTAGREAWKQLRAAFAPLLDHVS; from the coding sequence ATGCACGCCGACGCGCGCAAGGAGACCGTCGAGCACCTGCTCCGCGCGGTGCCGGGGAGTATTGCCCTGCACCACGATCTGTCCTCGGCTGCCGGCGGCAACGTCCACCGCACACTGCGCGATTCCGGGGGTGAGGTATCCACCGGCGAAACTCCCCTGGTCAACGACTGCGCCTGCTGCGCACTGCGCGAGGACCTCGTCCCGGAACTGGAGCGGCTGGCCGCGAGCGGGCTGACCCGCCTGGCCGTGGTGGAACTCTGGGACTCGGTCGAACCCAGGGCGATGGCCGAGGTCGTCGCCGCCCACGCCGGTGACGTACTGGAACTCACCAACGTGATCACCGCCGTCGACCCCGCGCTCGTCCTCCCCTGTCTCGGCAACGGGGACGATCTCAGCGAGGCCGGACTCGCCGCAGCGGCCACCGACCAGCGCACCGTCGGGGACACCTGGGCCCGCCAGCTGGAATACGCGCCGGTCCTCGCGATCGCCGACAGCGAGGAGGCCGACAACGAGGACCACGCCCTGCTCGCCCAACTGCACCCGACGGCTCGCCAGGTGCCCACCGGCTCCAGCGAACTCACTCGCCTGGCCTTCGCCGGCTTCGACGTGGAGACTGCCGCCGCCGCCCAGCACCCCGCCTGTGCACTGCTCCCCCAGGAGGCCGACGAGGCCGGAGTGGCCACGCTCGTCTGGCAGCGCCGCAGGCCGTTCCACCCCGAGCGGCTCTACGAAGCCCTGGAAGACCTGACCTGCGCCGCAGCCCGCAGCCGCGGCCGGTTCTGGCTCGCCGACCGCCCCGACACCCTCCTCGCCTGGGACGCGGCCGGTGGCGCGCTGTGCGTGGAGAACGCCGGCCCCTGGCTGGCCTCGCTCCCCGACGCCGCCTGGGAACTGGTCCCCGCCATGCGTCAGGCCGCGGCTGCCCTCGACTGGCATCCCGAGCACGGCGACTGCTGCCAGCACCTGGTCTTCACCTCGCCGGGCCTCGACCGCGAAGGGATCGAACAGCTCCTGGATTCCTGCCTCCTGACCGAAGCCGAGTACACGGCAGGGCGGGAGGCATGGAAACAACTCCGCGCCGCGTTCGCTCCGTTGCTCGACCACGTCTCCTGA